A portion of the Brockia lithotrophica genome contains these proteins:
- a CDS encoding CBS domain protein — protein sequence MRRIARGAHIGAENPAKDKVGFSEEVNAVTRVADVMAQQVITADPQMILAEVARRMKEHDIGALPVVGADGRLLGIVTDRDIVVRALSEAKDGNLRVADVMTPNPVTITPDRPLLEAAKLMAEHQIRRLIVVEGGRVVGMLSVKDLAETEEGFRFVDTVIREVSETVEEHGAEVH from the coding sequence TTGCGGCGAATCGCTCGGGGAGCGCACATAGGAGCGGAGAATCCCGCAAAGGATAAGGTCGGATTCTCCGAGGAGGTGAACGCCGTGACCCGCGTAGCCGACGTCATGGCTCAGCAGGTCATCACGGCCGACCCGCAGATGATCCTTGCGGAAGTGGCCCGACGGATGAAGGAGCACGACATCGGCGCGCTGCCCGTCGTCGGAGCGGACGGGAGGCTGCTCGGGATCGTCACCGACCGCGACATCGTCGTCCGCGCGCTTTCCGAGGCCAAGGACGGGAACCTGCGCGTAGCCGACGTGATGACCCCGAATCCCGTCACCATCACACCGGATCGCCCGCTCCTTGAGGCGGCAAAGCTCATGGCAGAGCATCAAATCCGCCGCCTGATCGTCGTCGAAGGCGGACGCGTCGTGGGGATGTTGAGTGTAAAGGACCTCGCGGAGACGGAAGAAGGTTTTCGCTTCGTGGACACGGTGATCCGCGAGGTTTCGGAGACGGTGGAGGAGCACGGGGCGGAGGTCCACTGA
- a CDS encoding Cell division protein FtsW, with protein sequence MIPFSPASPRRGSYELEKQAAVSSGPDYVLLLLTVLLVIFGLTMVWSASLPEIRISVPPQSPAPASAFRFLLQPGTLSWVERQLLWAGLGSVVLVAAMHFPLRLLRKLTPLALASAYVFLVLVLVPHVGTEVNGSRSWLRFGGLSFQPSEFAKLALLLYLAAFVANRGERIARFREGFLPPLFVGGSLAFLVLLENDLGTAAILLGTTLVVLYLSGADLRHLLLVGVVAAAGIALAIFLVPYRMNRLFAFLDPWSDPQGRGYHLIQSLYAIAHGRLGGVGLGYGTQKAYYLPYAHNDFIFAVVIEELGAIGGALLLFLLASLVLRIAFLAARTDDPFARTLAYGIAASLSIQTMFNLGGVTGLLPITGVTLPFISYGGTSLVVSLGEVGIALAISRLRRVSR encoded by the coding sequence GTGATCCCCTTTTCTCCCGCGTCGCCGCGGAGAGGTTCCTACGAACTCGAAAAACAAGCGGCCGTCTCGTCGGGCCCGGACTACGTCCTCCTCCTCCTCACGGTACTCCTCGTGATCTTCGGGCTCACGATGGTGTGGAGCGCCAGCCTCCCCGAGATCCGGATTTCCGTGCCACCCCAATCTCCCGCGCCCGCGTCCGCCTTCCGCTTCCTCCTTCAACCCGGCACTCTGAGTTGGGTCGAGCGACAGCTCCTCTGGGCGGGTCTCGGGAGCGTCGTTCTCGTCGCGGCGATGCACTTCCCCCTCCGCCTTCTCCGGAAGCTCACCCCCCTCGCCCTCGCCTCGGCGTACGTCTTCCTCGTCCTCGTCCTCGTACCGCACGTGGGCACGGAGGTGAACGGCTCGCGATCCTGGCTTCGGTTCGGGGGCCTTTCCTTTCAACCTTCCGAATTCGCCAAACTCGCCCTCCTCTTGTACCTCGCCGCCTTCGTAGCCAACCGCGGAGAGCGTATCGCGCGTTTCCGCGAGGGATTCCTTCCTCCGCTCTTCGTCGGGGGGAGCCTCGCCTTCCTCGTCCTCCTGGAAAACGACCTCGGAACGGCGGCCATCCTCCTCGGGACGACGCTCGTCGTCCTCTACCTCTCCGGCGCCGATCTCCGCCACCTCCTGCTCGTCGGCGTCGTCGCCGCAGCGGGAATTGCCTTGGCCATTTTCCTCGTCCCGTACCGGATGAACCGCCTCTTCGCCTTCCTCGATCCTTGGTCGGATCCCCAAGGCCGCGGATACCACCTCATCCAATCCCTGTACGCCATCGCCCACGGCCGCCTGGGCGGCGTGGGGCTGGGCTACGGGACGCAAAAGGCCTACTACCTCCCCTACGCCCACAACGACTTCATCTTCGCCGTCGTCATCGAAGAACTCGGGGCGATCGGCGGAGCACTCCTCCTCTTCCTCCTCGCCTCCCTCGTGCTCCGCATCGCCTTTCTCGCCGCGCGGACGGACGACCCCTTTGCCCGCACGCTGGCGTACGGCATCGCGGCTTCCCTCTCCATTCAGACGATGTTCAACCTCGGGGGTGTCACCGGCCTCCTCCCGATCACCGGCGTGACCTTACCCTTCATCAGCTACGGCGGAACGTCCCTCGTGGTGAGCCTCGGAGAAGTCGGCATCGCCCTGGCGATCTCCCGGCTCCGCCGAGTTTCCCGCTGA
- a CDS encoding Spore germination protein GerKA: MFRPWSIFRRRREKRRSLEEAAAKRTGVPGTKCPKCPVSPKLEVNVAKVREHFHSPQNLDLKVRPIAYGRRKAAIVYLEGTIEESTIDEAVIRPLNERAAAVTGKKAYTEITTILDSLHLDYVEEMEDALQHLLDGHIVFFIDGIRRAFAIDFSFFPTRSVQEPKIEHVLKGPQEAFVEDLHQNLAILRRYLRSPNLVHESFRIGAETRTEVALLYLKGTASGELVDRFRRRLGELAQANFQRVVFIEELLDPYPKSLLPSFLVTERPDRAAFHLLEGHVVLMQENFPSVLIAPAPQWNLLHTPDEHYQRWAYGNFLRGLRTSAFFLNLLAPALYVAAVNFHPETIPLDLLISIAGSREYVPYPTVVEVLLMEFSFELIREASTRIPTQIGPTIGIVGALILGQAAVQAGLISPILVIVVAITALASFAIPDQNLGFFLRIMRFFFIFAAALFGFLGIATLFAVLLAYMVSHEPFGVGHMAPVAPYLPSSKDTFFRRTFWEETHNPETAMPEAKLRLQLPFRKVPARDPARESTRKPRS, encoded by the coding sequence GTGTTTCGCCCCTGGTCCATCTTTCGGCGCCGCCGGGAGAAGCGCCGCTCCCTAGAAGAAGCGGCGGCAAAGCGCACGGGCGTACCGGGTACGAAGTGCCCGAAGTGCCCCGTCTCTCCCAAGCTCGAGGTAAACGTCGCCAAGGTACGCGAGCACTTTCATTCGCCGCAAAACCTCGACCTCAAGGTGCGCCCCATCGCCTACGGCCGGCGCAAGGCGGCAATCGTTTACCTGGAAGGGACCATCGAAGAGAGCACGATCGACGAGGCCGTGATCCGGCCGTTGAACGAACGGGCCGCCGCCGTCACCGGAAAAAAGGCCTACACGGAGATTACGACGATCCTCGACTCGCTCCACCTGGACTACGTGGAGGAGATGGAGGACGCGCTCCAGCACCTCCTCGACGGGCACATCGTCTTCTTCATCGACGGAATCCGCCGCGCCTTCGCCATCGACTTTTCCTTCTTTCCCACGCGTTCCGTTCAGGAACCCAAGATCGAACACGTCCTCAAAGGGCCGCAGGAAGCCTTTGTGGAAGACCTGCACCAGAACCTCGCCATCCTCCGCCGCTACCTGCGCTCGCCCAACCTCGTCCACGAGTCCTTCCGTATCGGAGCGGAGACGCGCACGGAGGTGGCCCTCCTCTACCTCAAGGGGACGGCAAGCGGAGAACTCGTCGACCGCTTTCGCCGGCGGCTCGGCGAGCTGGCGCAGGCGAACTTTCAGCGCGTCGTCTTCATCGAGGAACTCCTCGACCCGTACCCAAAAAGCCTTCTCCCCTCCTTCCTCGTCACGGAGCGACCCGACCGCGCGGCCTTCCACCTCCTGGAGGGCCACGTCGTCCTCATGCAGGAGAACTTCCCATCCGTCCTCATCGCTCCCGCCCCGCAGTGGAACCTCCTGCACACGCCGGACGAACACTACCAGCGGTGGGCCTACGGGAACTTCCTCCGGGGGCTTCGGACCTCCGCCTTCTTTCTGAACCTCCTCGCTCCCGCCCTCTACGTCGCCGCCGTAAACTTCCACCCGGAGACGATCCCCCTCGACCTCCTCATCTCCATCGCCGGGTCGCGCGAGTACGTCCCCTACCCGACTGTCGTCGAAGTCCTCCTCATGGAATTTAGCTTCGAGCTCATCCGGGAAGCCTCCACGCGGATCCCCACGCAGATCGGACCCACGATCGGCATCGTCGGCGCCCTCATCCTCGGACAGGCGGCCGTTCAGGCCGGTCTCATCAGCCCCATCCTCGTGATCGTCGTGGCGATCACCGCCCTCGCCTCTTTTGCCATCCCCGATCAGAACCTCGGGTTTTTCCTCCGGATCATGCGCTTTTTCTTCATCTTTGCCGCGGCGCTCTTCGGCTTCCTCGGCATCGCCACGCTCTTCGCCGTGCTCCTCGCCTACATGGTCTCTCACGAGCCGTTCGGCGTCGGACACATGGCCCCCGTCGCCCCCTACCTCCCCTCTTCCAAGGACACCTTCTTCCGCCGCACCTTCTGGGAGGAGACCCACAACCCGGAAACCGCCATGCCCGAGGCCAAGCTCCGCCTTCAGCTCCCCTTCCGCAAAGTCCCCGCGCGGGATCCCGCACGCGAGAGCACCCGAAAACCGAGGTCGTAG
- a CDS encoding spore germination protein, with the protein METPSTNRRIGFRELTTTTFFLVAIRGTDENTTLYFQIGGNAAWMVPLLQWLAFVSLFVPLTRKMERHGADDVFRLLKLMWGPTATRLVASGLFLLLLALGALCFRPYVVMLTVMFYLRTPEHAVGLVLLLGGMYVASRGYEAIGRMGSMFFVYAMLFFVLLILGIADLVDPSYTFPLFGPGIPQILRESFLTLGFFGEPFFLAFLAGATKGGVPTFRRAILTGTGIAASMMSTFFLMYLWVFGFPSVNDILFHYQQLTRFAHFGLYISHIEAIFLYIWVMASVARLAVVLYLLVQLLRLALDVPEGRPLLPLVTAYLFLTSLIPVGINDIFRWKYAVVVSATFAMLLLGFAVVLWPLPAGKRPPLGGRLH; encoded by the coding sequence GTGGAAACGCCGTCTACCAACCGACGCATCGGCTTTCGCGAGCTCACGACGACCACGTTTTTCCTCGTCGCCATCCGCGGCACGGACGAAAACACGACCCTCTACTTTCAAATCGGCGGCAACGCCGCATGGATGGTCCCCCTCCTGCAGTGGCTCGCCTTCGTCTCTCTCTTCGTCCCGCTCACGCGGAAGATGGAACGCCACGGCGCCGACGACGTCTTTCGCCTCCTCAAGCTCATGTGGGGGCCGACGGCGACGCGCCTCGTCGCCTCGGGCCTCTTCCTCCTCCTTCTCGCCCTCGGGGCGCTCTGCTTCCGTCCGTACGTCGTGATGCTCACGGTGATGTTCTACCTGCGCACGCCCGAACACGCCGTAGGCCTCGTGCTTCTCTTGGGCGGGATGTACGTCGCCTCTCGCGGCTACGAGGCGATCGGGCGAATGGGGAGCATGTTTTTCGTGTACGCCATGCTTTTCTTCGTCCTTCTCATCCTCGGCATCGCCGACCTCGTGGACCCGTCCTACACCTTCCCCCTCTTCGGCCCGGGCATCCCGCAGATCCTCCGGGAATCTTTCCTCACCCTGGGCTTCTTCGGCGAGCCGTTTTTCCTCGCCTTCCTCGCGGGCGCGACGAAAGGGGGCGTCCCAACCTTTCGCCGGGCGATCCTCACGGGGACGGGAATAGCCGCCTCGATGATGAGCACGTTCTTCCTCATGTACTTGTGGGTCTTTGGCTTCCCCAGCGTAAACGACATCCTCTTCCACTACCAGCAGCTCACGCGTTTCGCCCACTTCGGGCTCTACATCTCCCACATCGAGGCGATCTTCCTCTACATATGGGTCATGGCCTCCGTGGCGCGGCTCGCCGTCGTCCTCTACCTCCTCGTCCAGCTCCTCCGCCTCGCCCTGGATGTGCCCGAGGGAAGGCCGCTTCTCCCGCTCGTGACCGCCTACCTCTTCCTCACGAGCCTCATCCCCGTGGGGATCAACGACATCTTCCGCTGGAAGTACGCCGTCGTCGTCTCCGCCACCTTTGCCATGCTCCTCTTGGGCTTTGCCGTCGTGCTCTGGCCGCTCCCCGCCGGGAAGCGGCCGCCCTTGGGAGGAAGGCTCCACTAG
- a CDS encoding Spore germination protein GerKC → MLGRAVLLLMGVGGVLSLGGCWDKAELEDIVFASSIGLDRAEQPGRLDVTFELMNTKKASIPIGQTAQEEPNVTHVTVRNTTPIWARDIANSVVTRRINISHVQTIVIGEELVRQEDLFVTLAAALRDPEMRRATPIIVTRERAEDFLRNNRPRFETLPYIFYRFKLNRWKDTGTVPISTLNEFLRAYSIDAGYLVTYATAQRDDAREGRDDRALPGELRIEGGDPVEMIGSAALARGKMVGALTGYETRFALLLGNQLHVATYLIGFRDPVNPTYYVSTRIQNWEGPHIHIDVSRDIPRITVDIPFRVEVLSVPSRVDYVNDAGKRKLLHESIRKEIESAFRQVVHRAQHEFETDIFGWSRFALRLFPTWEDYRRYDFPKKFPRANVDVHVDVKIINFGKTVTTEEESPEPKMRW, encoded by the coding sequence ATGCTGGGGCGCGCCGTCCTCCTCCTCATGGGGGTAGGCGGGGTCCTGTCCCTGGGCGGCTGTTGGGACAAGGCGGAACTCGAGGACATCGTCTTCGCCTCGTCCATCGGCCTCGACCGCGCGGAACAACCGGGTCGGCTGGACGTCACCTTCGAGCTCATGAACACCAAAAAGGCCTCTATCCCCATCGGCCAGACGGCGCAAGAGGAGCCAAACGTCACGCATGTAACGGTGCGCAACACGACGCCCATCTGGGCGCGGGATATCGCGAACTCCGTGGTCACCCGGCGGATCAACATCTCCCACGTCCAGACGATCGTCATCGGCGAGGAACTCGTGCGCCAGGAGGACCTCTTCGTCACCCTCGCCGCGGCGCTCCGCGACCCGGAGATGCGCCGGGCGACGCCGATCATCGTGACGCGCGAGCGGGCGGAGGATTTCCTGCGGAACAACCGCCCTCGGTTTGAAACGCTTCCGTACATCTTCTATCGCTTCAAGCTCAACCGCTGGAAGGACACGGGAACCGTCCCCATCTCCACGCTCAACGAGTTCCTTCGCGCCTACAGCATCGACGCCGGATACCTCGTCACGTATGCCACGGCCCAACGCGACGACGCCCGGGAAGGGCGCGACGACCGCGCCCTTCCCGGGGAACTCCGCATAGAAGGAGGGGACCCCGTGGAGATGATCGGGAGTGCCGCCCTCGCGCGGGGGAAGATGGTCGGAGCGCTCACGGGATACGAGACGCGGTTCGCCCTCCTCCTCGGAAACCAACTCCACGTGGCGACCTACCTCATCGGTTTTCGCGACCCCGTAAACCCGACGTACTACGTCTCCACGCGGATCCAAAACTGGGAGGGGCCGCACATCCACATCGACGTAAGCCGCGACATCCCGCGGATCACCGTCGACATCCCCTTCCGCGTGGAGGTCCTCTCCGTTCCCTCGCGGGTGGACTACGTAAACGACGCCGGGAAGCGGAAGCTCCTCCACGAGAGCATCCGCAAGGAGATCGAGTCGGCCTTCCGTCAGGTCGTCCACCGGGCGCAGCACGAGTTTGAAACGGACATCTTCGGCTGGAGCCGATTCGCGCTTAGGCTTTTCCCCACGTGGGAAGACTACCGTCGGTACGATTTCCCGAAAAAATTTCCCCGCGCCAACGTAGACGTTCACGTGGACGTAAAGATCATCAACTTCGGAAAGACCGTCACCACCGAGGAAGAATCTCCGGAACCCAAGATGCGCTGGTGA
- a CDS encoding rhomboid family serine protease: MEGEVQGEATFWALVEAYIQRRGFRIVAWRDALDVRGVRPSVHLVEKAGDRVTYVRLFCAASGTFPLSEVVRATARMGEMLRRRFRVPSLEAVLLYVACGARAAGAPEGRVPSPGDGEVRVALSEVRGSMDFLLGMLSPADGGFVLSVAEVPTAGAGEIRLSLCSFGASGRRGPVREVSGPVSPSSAANGARSPGLSGAGEDPRTRLAERECAFWQEVLADGLRPRLPRYASWWSGSFSSSVLAGGLRRKGRGVSSPSDGSFEARPPMLGTYLLLGTSAVTYLLLSWPELADRVQECWVRHAGIFGLVLEGLGSSFVFGGFSSLVLAAFALYVLAPPVESAFGTARLITIYVGGGLLGVRWAEALSGAEAWGGTAALYALVGGLMSFLFRRRRLLGREFLVDAGVLLGITLLLLFAFASVHPVLAFGGLLGGSLLGVALTPELGASPVRTSFWALVAYGLFLAWGMLSA, encoded by the coding sequence GTGGAGGGAGAGGTGCAGGGGGAAGCGACTTTTTGGGCGCTCGTCGAGGCCTACATCCAGAGGCGCGGGTTTCGCATCGTGGCATGGCGGGACGCCCTCGACGTCCGCGGGGTGCGTCCTTCCGTTCACCTCGTGGAGAAGGCCGGGGATCGCGTCACGTACGTGCGCCTCTTCTGTGCGGCGTCGGGTACGTTCCCGCTTTCCGAAGTCGTGCGGGCGACGGCGCGCATGGGGGAAATGCTTCGGCGGCGCTTCCGCGTCCCGTCCCTCGAGGCGGTTCTCCTCTACGTCGCGTGCGGAGCACGCGCGGCGGGTGCGCCGGAAGGCCGCGTCCCGTCCCCCGGCGACGGCGAGGTACGCGTCGCGCTTTCGGAAGTTCGCGGATCCATGGACTTCTTGCTCGGAATGCTTTCGCCCGCCGACGGGGGTTTCGTGCTTTCCGTCGCCGAGGTACCCACGGCCGGGGCGGGAGAGATTCGTTTGTCGCTTTGCTCCTTCGGCGCCTCGGGGAGGCGAGGACCCGTCCGAGAGGTTTCCGGGCCGGTTTCCCCTTCTTCGGCCGCAAACGGTGCGAGGTCTCCCGGCCTCTCCGGGGCGGGGGAAGACCCTCGGACGCGCCTCGCGGAGCGGGAGTGCGCGTTTTGGCAAGAGGTCCTTGCGGACGGCCTTCGCCCGCGCCTCCCGCGTTATGCCAGCTGGTGGAGCGGCTCCTTTTCTTCTTCGGTCTTGGCAGGAGGTTTGCGTCGGAAAGGGCGCGGCGTTTCCTCTCCCTCGGACGGGAGCTTCGAGGCACGGCCGCCCATGCTCGGGACGTACCTCCTCCTCGGGACGTCCGCCGTCACGTACCTTCTCCTCTCCTGGCCCGAGCTTGCGGATCGCGTGCAGGAATGCTGGGTACGCCACGCCGGGATCTTCGGCCTCGTTCTGGAGGGACTCGGGTCTTCCTTCGTCTTCGGCGGGTTTTCCTCACTCGTCCTTGCCGCGTTTGCCCTCTACGTCCTCGCCCCGCCCGTCGAGAGCGCCTTCGGAACGGCGCGCCTTATCACCATCTACGTCGGAGGTGGCCTTTTGGGCGTGCGCTGGGCGGAGGCCCTCTCGGGTGCGGAAGCGTGGGGCGGGACGGCGGCGTTGTACGCCCTCGTCGGCGGTCTCATGAGCTTTCTCTTCCGTCGCCGCCGCCTTTTGGGGCGCGAATTTCTCGTCGATGCAGGCGTCCTCCTCGGGATCACCTTGCTCCTCTTGTTCGCCTTTGCCTCCGTCCACCCGGTCCTCGCCTTCGGCGGTCTTTTGGGAGGATCGTTGCTCGGCGTGGCCCTCACGCCCGAGCTCGGCGCCTCGCCTGTGCGCACCTCCTTTTGGGCCCTCGTAGCCTACGGCCTTTTCCTCGCCTGGGGGATGCTCAGCGCGTGA
- a CDS encoding Arginyl-tRNA synthetase codes for MERREIRESGVDAVYWRPVRDALAELVTELSPEDIEQLLDTPPDPSLGDVAFPTFRLAKERRRPPAEIARTIAEALSARGFSARADGGYVNVALPRTAAVRDILRETAAPDFARFSWGAGKRVVIDMSSPNIAKPFGVGHLRSTVIGQAIRNLLLRARYEVLRVNHIGDWGTQFGKLMAAYAMWGIPEGASDKIRAYLELYVRFHEEAERRPELEDEGRRWFKRLEDGDPQARKLWRMFVDESLKEFMRIYDRLGVSFEYILGESFYNDQIPGVLEEVRAKGLLEESEGAFVVRLGDDLPPALLLKSDGTTLYLTRDLATALYRKNVLGGDLLLYVVGREQSLHFEQLRGVLRRMGYPWADAIVHVPFGLLRFGGKKLSTRRGRVIFLEEVLDEAKARALQILEEKSPHLADKEGVAEAIGVGAVIFNDLRQSRLHDIDFDMEEALSFEGETGPYVQYTYARAKSLFRRAGAACEEALADVLPDVRAIAGDRGWELLKLVAAYPRAVRKGIELYEPSAVARHILDVAKAFNRYYQEERILVEDPEERRAKLALVARVARVLADGLDVLGLKVLEEI; via the coding sequence GTGGAACGGCGGGAAATTCGGGAAAGCGGGGTTGACGCGGTGTACTGGCGACCGGTGCGCGATGCGCTGGCAGAACTCGTCACGGAACTCTCCCCCGAGGATATCGAGCAGCTTCTGGACACGCCTCCGGACCCTTCCCTCGGGGACGTGGCCTTTCCCACCTTTCGCCTGGCCAAGGAGCGTCGTCGTCCGCCGGCCGAAATCGCCCGGACGATCGCAGAAGCGTTGTCCGCGCGGGGATTTTCCGCCCGAGCGGACGGCGGTTACGTGAACGTCGCCCTTCCCCGTACGGCGGCGGTGCGCGACATCCTGCGCGAGACGGCGGCGCCGGATTTCGCCCGCTTTTCTTGGGGGGCGGGGAAGCGCGTCGTGATCGACATGTCCTCGCCGAACATCGCCAAGCCGTTCGGCGTCGGGCACCTGCGCTCGACGGTGATCGGTCAGGCGATCCGGAACCTCCTCCTTCGGGCGAGGTACGAAGTCCTGCGCGTGAACCACATCGGCGACTGGGGGACGCAGTTCGGGAAGCTCATGGCCGCCTACGCGATGTGGGGCATCCCCGAGGGGGCTTCGGACAAGATTCGCGCCTACCTCGAACTCTACGTCCGCTTCCACGAAGAGGCCGAGCGGCGGCCGGAGCTCGAAGACGAGGGGAGGCGCTGGTTTAAGCGCCTCGAGGACGGGGACCCGCAGGCGAGGAAGCTCTGGCGGATGTTCGTCGACGAGAGCCTCAAGGAATTCATGCGCATCTACGACAGACTCGGGGTTTCCTTCGAGTACATCCTCGGGGAGAGCTTCTACAACGACCAGATCCCCGGGGTTCTCGAAGAGGTTCGCGCCAAGGGCCTTCTCGAGGAGAGCGAAGGCGCCTTCGTCGTCCGCCTCGGCGACGACCTCCCCCCGGCCCTTCTCCTCAAGTCCGACGGGACGACCCTCTACCTTACGCGCGACCTCGCCACGGCCCTCTACCGGAAGAACGTGCTCGGAGGAGACCTCCTCCTCTACGTCGTAGGCCGGGAGCAGTCCCTTCACTTCGAACAGCTTCGCGGCGTGCTCCGGCGCATGGGCTACCCGTGGGCCGACGCGATCGTCCACGTTCCCTTCGGCCTTCTCCGCTTCGGAGGCAAGAAGCTCTCCACGCGCCGCGGGCGGGTGATCTTCCTCGAAGAGGTGCTCGACGAAGCGAAGGCGCGCGCCCTCCAGATTCTCGAGGAGAAGAGCCCCCACCTGGCGGACAAAGAAGGCGTGGCCGAAGCGATCGGCGTCGGGGCGGTGATCTTCAACGACCTTCGGCAGAGCAGGCTTCACGACATCGACTTCGACATGGAGGAAGCCCTGAGCTTCGAAGGGGAGACGGGTCCTTACGTGCAGTACACGTACGCGCGGGCAAAGAGCCTATTTCGCCGGGCGGGGGCGGCCTGCGAAGAGGCGTTGGCCGACGTCCTCCCGGACGTGCGGGCGATTGCGGGCGACCGAGGGTGGGAACTGCTCAAGCTCGTCGCCGCCTACCCCCGGGCCGTGCGCAAAGGGATCGAACTCTACGAGCCGAGCGCCGTGGCCCGCCACATCCTCGACGTCGCCAAGGCCTTCAACCGGTACTACCAGGAAGAGCGGATCCTCGTCGAAGACCCGGAAGAACGCCGGGCCAAGCTCGCCCTCGTGGCCCGCGTCGCCCGCGTGCTCGCCGACGGGTTGGACGTTTTAGGTCTTAAGGTGCTCGAAGAAATATAG